In a genomic window of Diabrotica undecimpunctata isolate CICGRU chromosome 2, icDiaUnde3, whole genome shotgun sequence:
- the LOC140433894 gene encoding uncharacterized protein yields MEVRTLAYQYTTANNKSYPPSWDQKKIAGKEWLRQFLRRHEDLSLRKPEPTSLARSTSFNKTNISSFFKNYKEALSRGDFSPEKIWNCDETGLTTVHVPPKIVGPKGIKQLGQMTSGERGQNVTLIASINAIGNHIPPMMIFPRVNFKPHMLKGCPVGTIGGANSSGWSNEILFLEYLQHFKNHVKPTVKNPVILLLDNHDSHVNVSVINFCKKNGILPITFHPHTSHKMQPLDRTVFGPMKTYYNTACSEWMIMHPGQPITIYDIAELAGKAFPKAFTTSNIQKGFEVSGLYPVNENIFEDNEFLSSYVTDRPLNQLTDSREQVNVEQDGEKTKTTVNEMEVSTPSTSNIRQAGTSGSSITPEMLRPYPKAPVRKKKLGRARGKS; encoded by the coding sequence ATGGAAGTTCGTACTTTAGCATACCAGTATACAACTGCAAATAACAAGTCTTATCCGCCTTCTTGGGACCAAAAAAAGATAGCTGGCAAGGAATGGCTGAGGCAGTTTCTTAGAAGACATGAAGATTTATCACTTCGTAAACCAGAACCTACAAGTTTGGCCAGATCAACATccttcaataaaacaaatatatcttcCTTTTTTAAGAACTACAAAGAAGCTTTGTCTCGTggagatttttccccagaaaaaaTTTGGAATTGTGACGAGACAGGGTTAACGACTGTCCATGTACCACCAAAAATTGTAGGACCTAAGGGAATAAAACAATTAGGTCAAATGACAAGTGGAGAGCGAGGTCAAAATGTAACCTTGATAGCCTCAATAAATGCAATCGGAAATCATATTCCGccaatgatgatatttccgagggTTAATTTTAAGCCTCACATGCTAAAAGGTTGTCCAGTTGGAACTATAGGAGGTGCAAATTCGTCCGGCTGGtcaaacgaaatattgtttttgGAATACCTACAACACTTTAAAAATCATGTGAAACCAACAGTTAAAAATCCAGTTATATTACTTTTGGATAATCACGATAGCCACGTGAATGTAAGTGTCATTAATTTCTGtaaaaagaatggaattctaccGATAACGTTTCATCCCCACACCAGCCACAAAATGCAACCGCTCGATCGAACAGTTTTTGGACCGATGAAAACTTACTATAATACCGCCTGTAGTGAGTGGATGATTATGCACCCTGGACAACCTATTACGATTTACGATATAGCCGAACTTGCAGGTAAGGCATTTCCAAAAGCATTTACTACATCTAATATACAGAAGGGATTTGAGGTGAGCGGTCTCTATCCCGTCAAtgaaaacatttttgaagataatgAGTTTCTGTCTTCGTATGTAACTGATCGTCCTTTAAACCAGCTTACTGACAGTCGCGAGCAAGTCAATGTTGAACAGGACGGGGAAAAAACTAAAACTACAGTTAATGAAATGGAAGTCTCTACTCCTTCTACCTCAAATATTCGTCAAGCAGGAACTTCAGGAAGTTCTATTACACCTGAAATGTTGCGACCCTATCCAAAGGCACCTGTTCGCAAAAAGAAGTTAGGAAGAGCAAGAGGAAAGTCATGA